One stretch of Chryseobacterium indologenes DNA includes these proteins:
- a CDS encoding RDD family protein, producing MRISELKVHRIIRRPSRMADKYGHRIFEEYEYDFKYNPYFKNSETQRLFAKTIDILPWILILIFLFNLTALQSLLISIAIVIVHGAIFETIFGKTLGKKIFRLIVVDDFAHKPSLSRSLKRNIFCLINFFPTFTDQQDRTGVWKTVMNFNMHLNNKFAKTYIVKEKMLKEIKQMLEEQTANTQNPSDFAPVN from the coding sequence TTGAGAATTTCAGAATTAAAAGTTCACAGAATCATTCGTAGACCATCAAGAATGGCTGACAAATATGGGCATAGAATTTTTGAAGAATATGAGTATGACTTCAAATACAATCCATATTTTAAGAATAGTGAAACCCAAAGATTATTTGCAAAAACTATTGATATACTTCCGTGGATTTTAATCTTAATTTTTCTTTTCAACCTTACAGCCCTTCAAAGTTTACTGATCTCTATTGCAATAGTTATAGTACATGGAGCAATCTTCGAAACCATATTTGGAAAAACTTTAGGAAAAAAAATCTTTAGGTTAATTGTAGTTGATGATTTTGCTCATAAGCCCTCATTATCAAGATCATTAAAACGAAATATTTTCTGCTTAATAAACTTTTTTCCGACATTTACAGACCAACAAGACAGAACTGGAGTTTGGAAAACAGTAATGAATTTTAATATGCATCTCAACAACAAATTTGCGAAGACATATATTGTAAAGGAAAAAATGCTAAAAGAAATAAAACAAATGTTGGAAGAACAAACAGCTAATACACAAAATCCCTCAGATTTTGCACCAGTAAATTAA
- a CDS encoding serine hydrolase domain-containing protein, which yields MHYHKHIFLFFTTLLLLTHHTFAQTKQITKIDSLVKSANQEGVFNGNILVSENNKIIYNASFGFTDASKTKKLTPDYRFNIGSITKEFSGVALLQLQEQGKLKLEDPISKYLPELPQWANEISIKDLLQYTSGLPNVNWKKIKSNKDIFDDLKLIDKLDFVPGTQYDYNMNNVFLRQFIVEKITGMTYKNYVNQNIFKPCKMNASEITPIVDKKLIAKGFNNKLVEDKPDFLAGGTFLTTTDLLKFVNCLHSKKLITENSLFELGQHFNLPDTQSSLGEAQFKNKKLVAHSHDGRAGNYEALLVSDLDEKLTIILLGNNYNGKLFEISEAIKAIFKNKKNNQNLSITL from the coding sequence ATGCATTACCATAAACACATTTTCTTATTTTTTACCACACTCCTGCTTTTAACCCATCATACATTTGCCCAGACAAAGCAGATCACCAAAATAGACTCTTTAGTGAAATCTGCAAATCAGGAGGGAGTTTTTAACGGCAATATTTTAGTATCAGAAAATAATAAGATCATTTACAATGCTTCTTTTGGGTTTACGGATGCTTCAAAAACAAAAAAACTAACCCCTGATTACAGGTTTAATATTGGCTCTATTACTAAAGAATTTAGTGGTGTAGCATTGCTGCAGTTACAGGAACAGGGGAAATTGAAATTAGAGGATCCTATTTCCAAATATCTTCCGGAATTGCCCCAATGGGCCAATGAGATTTCTATAAAAGATTTATTGCAGTACACAAGCGGCCTACCCAATGTAAATTGGAAAAAAATTAAAAGTAATAAGGATATTTTTGATGATTTGAAATTAATTGACAAACTTGATTTCGTTCCGGGAACCCAATACGATTACAACATGAACAATGTTTTTCTAAGACAGTTTATTGTTGAAAAAATTACCGGAATGACTTATAAAAACTATGTAAATCAAAATATTTTCAAGCCGTGTAAAATGAATGCATCTGAAATCACTCCTATTGTGGATAAAAAATTGATTGCAAAAGGATTTAATAACAAGTTAGTGGAAGATAAACCTGATTTTTTGGCTGGCGGAACTTTTCTAACGACAACTGATTTGCTAAAATTCGTGAATTGTCTTCATTCCAAAAAATTAATCACTGAAAATTCGTTATTTGAATTGGGACAACATTTTAATTTGCCGGATACTCAATCCTCTTTGGGAGAAGCTCAATTTAAAAATAAAAAATTAGTGGCACATTCTCATGATGGAAGAGCCGGAAACTATGAAGCTCTTCTGGTTTCTGACCTGGATGAAAAGCTAACCATTATCTTACTGGGAAATAATTATAACGGAAAACTATTTGAAATTTCTGAGGCTATTAAAGCTATTTTTAAGAATAAAAAAAATAATCAAAATCTTTCTATTACACTTTAA
- a CDS encoding DUF2461 domain-containing protein: MKKTFEYLKQLKENNNREWFAQHKSEYDLIVKENKAFFTQIYNELQEYDKLKGIHIFRIYRDVRFSKDKTPYKTDFGVGYSRSKPMLRGGYYIQLEPGNSFVGGGFWGPDAKDLLRIRKEFEINTKEIEKIISDKTFIKYFEELKGDAVKTAPRGFDKNHPAIDLIRKKQFLVLRKFTDKEVLSDNFQEEVLKTLLAMRPFFDYMSEVLTTDLNGEPLF; encoded by the coding sequence ATGAAAAAAACCTTCGAATACCTCAAGCAATTAAAAGAAAATAACAACCGGGAATGGTTTGCTCAGCACAAATCAGAATATGATTTGATTGTAAAAGAAAACAAAGCTTTTTTCACCCAGATTTACAATGAGCTTCAGGAGTACGACAAACTAAAAGGAATTCATATTTTCAGAATTTACAGGGATGTCCGTTTTTCTAAGGATAAAACTCCTTATAAAACTGATTTCGGAGTTGGGTATTCCCGTTCAAAACCGATGCTGAGAGGTGGATATTATATTCAGCTGGAACCCGGCAACAGCTTTGTAGGCGGTGGTTTTTGGGGACCTGATGCCAAGGATTTACTGCGCATTCGTAAAGAATTTGAAATCAATACCAAAGAAATTGAGAAGATTATCTCTGATAAAACTTTTATAAAATATTTTGAAGAGCTTAAGGGTGATGCTGTAAAAACGGCTCCAAGAGGCTTTGATAAGAACCATCCCGCTATAGATTTAATCAGAAAAAAACAATTTTTAGTCCTACGAAAGTTTACGGATAAAGAGGTTTTATCAGACAATTTTCAAGAGGAAGTATTGAAAACCTTACTGGCCATGCGTCCTTTTTTTGATTATATGAGTGAAGTTTTGACAACGGATCTTAATGGGGAACCTTTATTTTAA
- a CDS encoding Kelch repeat-containing protein, with product MKTKLFFFSFLGSLLTHAQTLHFKNLANMSAGRGAITSVIVNDNIYVSNGYREKGGDAKYIEKYNITDNKWSILNATLLTKKFANSETYDNKIYIFNGWGNSHLEIVDLATNTITKGAVNRFYTGNAGSAIYNGKIYVFGGSGLSGAKSTVFSDKFQYYDIASNTWNPLPDMPTARETKGKIVNDKLYVIGGFNGTPSRLINVYDLKTNLWTHQYTMPSGIYGHSLAISGDKIFIVGGVNNQSFLAYFDTTTNTFHQLSSNMIPRRHAAAEVYNNKLYIIGGSTTSLNSSAIKSVQVADIN from the coding sequence TTGAAAACAAAATTATTTTTCTTTTCATTTTTAGGCTCACTCTTAACCCATGCCCAAACCCTTCATTTTAAAAATCTCGCCAATATGTCTGCAGGCAGAGGCGCGATAACCAGTGTAATTGTGAATGATAATATCTATGTGAGCAATGGGTATCGGGAAAAAGGAGGTGACGCGAAATATATTGAGAAATATAATATTACGGATAACAAATGGAGTATTCTCAATGCTACTCTCCTTACCAAAAAGTTTGCTAATTCGGAGACTTATGATAATAAGATTTATATTTTCAACGGTTGGGGAAACAGCCATCTTGAAATTGTAGATCTTGCCACCAATACCATAACGAAGGGCGCTGTTAATCGTTTCTATACGGGAAATGCAGGTTCCGCAATCTATAATGGTAAAATATATGTGTTTGGCGGCAGCGGATTAAGCGGAGCCAAAAGCACTGTATTCTCCGATAAATTTCAATATTATGATATTGCATCCAATACATGGAACCCCTTACCGGATATGCCCACAGCCAGAGAAACAAAGGGCAAAATTGTGAATGATAAGCTGTATGTGATTGGTGGTTTTAACGGCACTCCATCCCGCCTGATCAATGTTTATGACCTCAAAACTAATCTTTGGACCCATCAATATACAATGCCTTCCGGTATATACGGACACTCATTAGCCATATCCGGTGATAAAATTTTTATTGTAGGTGGTGTGAATAATCAAAGTTTTCTGGCCTATTTTGATACTACGACCAATACATTCCATCAGTTGTCATCCAATATGATTCCCAGAAGGCACGCTGCAGCGGAAGTCTATAATAATAAACTGTACATCATCGGCGGAAGTACAACGTCTCTCAACAGCTCAGCTATTAAGAGCGTACAAGTGGCGGATATTAACTAA
- a CDS encoding SHOCT domain-containing protein, with translation MKKLVLLFIMVIFGISYAQNTPKFENDTLTTSTGFKVYEGLNLKIGTGSMNDGDFKFIRTNASSIFNYSSTTGYQGLANQANSFKRSNSGLSFKVKKIMSRGSKTNGFVYYAKIGNGLMNYEIDLENGIKSGELIVPDEFLPKEKSQRLNLETKYDKLKKIKELKDSGVLSEEEFQKEKDKVMAEK, from the coding sequence ATGAAAAAACTAGTCTTATTATTTATCATGGTAATTTTTGGAATTTCTTACGCACAAAACACTCCAAAATTTGAAAATGATACCCTCACTACTTCAACAGGATTTAAGGTATATGAAGGTTTAAATCTGAAAATCGGGACAGGTTCTATGAATGATGGTGATTTTAAATTTATCAGAACCAATGCTTCTTCAATATTCAATTACTCTTCAACTACGGGATATCAGGGGCTGGCCAATCAGGCCAATTCTTTTAAAAGAAGTAACTCCGGACTTTCATTCAAAGTAAAAAAAATAATGTCGAGAGGAAGTAAAACCAACGGCTTTGTTTATTATGCAAAAATTGGAAACGGCCTTATGAATTATGAAATAGATCTTGAAAATGGCATCAAATCAGGTGAACTGATTGTTCCCGATGAATTTTTACCCAAAGAAAAATCTCAACGTCTGAATTTGGAAACAAAATATGACAAACTGAAGAAAATTAAAGAATTGAAAGATTCCGGAGTGTTATCTGAAGAAGAATTCCAGAAGGAAAAAGATAAAGTAATGGCTGAAAAATAG
- a CDS encoding NUDIX hydrolase — protein sequence MKIIDKLAWIELKNKSILSTKSYGKDKYYIPGGKREVGETDEQALIREIEEELNVIVDSSTLIYIGTFEAQAHGHTEGIIVKMTCYSGKYSGELKASSEIEEIKWLNYSDKDKISEVDKLIFDSLYKNNLLD from the coding sequence ATGAAAATCATTGACAAACTAGCCTGGATCGAATTAAAAAACAAATCCATTCTATCAACCAAAAGCTACGGAAAAGACAAATATTATATTCCGGGAGGTAAAAGAGAAGTTGGTGAAACTGATGAGCAGGCACTTATCCGTGAAATTGAAGAAGAACTAAATGTTATTGTTGACAGTAGTACTTTAATTTATATCGGTACTTTTGAAGCTCAGGCGCATGGACATACAGAAGGTATTATTGTAAAAATGACTTGCTATTCCGGAAAATATTCCGGAGAATTAAAAGCAAGCTCAGAAATTGAAGAAATAAAATGGCTGAATTATTCTGATAAAGATAAAATATCAGAAGTTGATAAATTGATTTTTGACAGCTTATATAAAAATAATTTATTGGATTAA